One genomic segment of Mytilus galloprovincialis chromosome 5, xbMytGall1.hap1.1, whole genome shotgun sequence includes these proteins:
- the LOC143075504 gene encoding uncharacterized protein LOC143075504 → MAYKLVALLCLFGSLHADDTCEEITAPMCKNIGYTLTRFPNSFGHEKQDDAGHEIHKFSPLIQTGCSPYLQQFLCELYIPQCDPSKPNIPITLPSRQLCEKAKQGCDSTASDLGTSWPEGLKCDKFDNDPTLDEDEDDEQPSSTFQLSIKYSPNAITFESCCHVYYYSQKTFFLPSDENVMVKTADVKSSNEPKVTWKRESGSRRKGDYSTLIMVTGYTESSNKQDNQPHMYTNWMVANIANGQVSSGITVKEYEGPQPTPNTDNKVYFLLYHHSKPLEISSLGKCSNPENSRYQLDIDAILKDNKMDLTASKYMLMEIDEYSRFKSIQDSHRPESEVCKGVIGYPNLCGKTLRKNVPLIINRKR, encoded by the exons atggcgTACAAACTGGTTGCTCTCCTTTGTCTGTTTGGATCTCTTCATGCAGACGATACTTGTGAAGAAATTACAGCACCAATGTGTAAAAATATTGGATATACTTTGACCAGGTTCCCTAACAGTTTCGGTCATGAAAAACAGGATGATGCTGGACACGAAATACACAAGTTTAGCCCACTCATACAAACGGGATGCAGTCCTTACTTACAACAATTTCTGTGTGAGCTGTATATTCCTCAATGCGATCCATCTAAACCCAATATTCCGATTACTTTACCTTCCCGACAACTCTGTGAGAAAGCAAAACAAGGTTGCGATTCAACAGCCTCAGATTTGGGAACCTCTTGGCCAGAGGGGCTAAAATGTGATAAATTTGATA ATGACCCTACTTTAGATGAGGATGAGGATGACGAGCAACCTTCATCAACGTTTCAACTAAGTATTAAATATTCCCCTAATGCTATAACCTTTGAATCCTGCTGTCACGTGTATTATTATTC ACAAAAGACATTCTTCTTGCCTTCGGATGAAAACGTGATGGTGAAAACAGCAGACGTTAAATCGTCCAATGAGCCTAAAGTCACGTGGAAGAGGGAAAGCGGATCTAGACGAAAAG GTGATTATTCGACTTTGATAATGGTAACTGGTTACACGGAGTCTTCTAACAAACAAGACAACCAGCCTCATATGTACACCAACTGGATGGTAGCTAACATTGCGAACGGACAGGTCTCCAGTGGGATAACAGTCAAAGAATACGAGGGTCCACAACCAACTCCTAATACTGACAATAAAGTTTACTTCCTATTATATCATCACTCAAAACCTCTAGAAATCTCTTCATTAGGAAAATGCAGCAATCCAGAAAACTCAAG atacCAGCTGGATATAGACGCCATCTTGAAGGATAACAAAATGGACTTAACAGCTTCTAAGTATATGTTAATGGAGATCGACGAATATTCTCGGTTCAAATCGATTCAGGACTCCCATAGGCCCGAATCTGAAGTTTGTAAAGGTGTCATTGGATACCCAAATCTATGTGGAAAGACACTACGAAAAAATGTTCCACTGATCATCAACAGGAAGAGATAG